Sequence from the Ornithodoros turicata isolate Travis unplaced genomic scaffold, ASM3712646v1 Chromosome86, whole genome shotgun sequence genome:
ACGATATGAAAGCAGCTATGAAAGTGATGTGCTGGGAGCACAAGATGGCTGCGAAAATTTAATTTGGTAACTCTAAACAtaactctaaaaacagcacgCAATCAATGGTCCCATATCGGTCCAAAATTGGCAGCCAATATAAGTTACGTTGGTCCAGTATATAGGCCGTGCAACAAAGGTCTGGTAATACGCCACTGgaactgccaatattggtccaatgttgcaagCCCGTGGTGAGCCAATGAAGAATACGAATGCCCTGTAGCTATAGCAACTGCCACTCCGGTCTCGTTTTAATTGGTTTGAATGGCAGCACGATAACGGGAAGGCATCACAGTAGAAtgcattatttttttctctctctctttcatctTTTTTCTTATATTTACCTGTGTAGGTATTGAAACACTGCCATGGGTAGCACGGTGGTGAGAGTAGGATGAGCCAGGATAACACCTTATTGCTCTTCATTGGCTTGATTGGCCCTCATTAGGCTCACTAGAACCGAGAcagtgccaatattggaccaatattgtgtgctgctcggGTAGTTAGAATCCGCAAAAGTAAGTGTAATAACAACTAAAGCACGCATCCTGAGCTTTCACAAGCTTGGCCATAACTATAACTTGCGTCCCctcgaaacacgtgtccttgtGGCTGCTATGAGGCTCTAGGACATGTCCTGCGCTGTGTGCGAGCCGCTAATTCTGATTCTCGCTCATGATGAAGAGGAatagcagtctctgttcgaaatatatgGGCGGCTCTCATCCTGGGACACTTCCCTTCATCTTTGCTTACCGGTTCACAGAATTTTCTCCCCATCTGCATCTCTTGATGACATCTAAGTGGACAGATTACTTCCAAGGACAACTGCATATAATCATTTAATCACACGTACACAAATCCAATTTGTAACAGGCATATTTGAGTCAGTCGAAGTTCCTTTACACGAACCTTGATTACTTCAAAGTAATATGTTCCGTAATCTGTAACGATAACTGGAAAAGAAATTTGGAACCCGTACATTTATTCGGTCGTAATCAAAGTACGACTGTATCACACACGTGTTTCGCTCGACAATATTTACTTTACACAACTCTGCAGCGAAGTGAGCGAGAGttccaaaataatttgaattaAGCCCTCTCCAATGTGCGAAAAACACCTTAACATTTGACATTTGGGTATATACATTTGACACCAAGGGCGGTAAACTTAGGACCCATATATCTCCAGTGCTAAAGCGTATCACCCTGCTAAATGGATTAAACTTCACACATCTTTCGACTAACATTGGTGACAAGCCATTACCACTCTAAAAAGTATAACACTGACCTACTTTTTTTTAAGAATGTGAGATTCAATCGCTGTATTATAGTTATCTCCAGTCTACGTGAGATGCACTATATAAACATAATCGCACGCAGCCGTATTCTAATTCTGTGGCATATCATAGCTAACCATATAACTAGCACATTAGGAATAGACACATTTTTTACACATTTTCAAATCACCTTATGAACCTACTATGGAACGGTACTTTGTAACATAAGGAATAAGGAAGAAACAAAACGCGTTAGTCATAATCACAatcacaaaaaatcacaaaacagATTTTTTTCCTATATTTTTGACACTGGATGAATATTTGTGCTTTCTCGGGTGAAGGCAAGGACTCAGTATACAGCTGTTGATACCTCTATTAAAACTGCTATATCGTCTGCAGAGCTCGTGTCCATTGACAGCTCGATGCCACCTAGTGCTTAACCACAACCGTTGCCAACAATCGTCAGCATCATGAATGAAAGTCACTCAAGCTAGTCCATTTCTGATGGAAGCTAACCAATTCGGGATCGTCGCTACATTGGAGGGCTCCTTGTAATAGTTTCTTGCCTTCATCATCCTTAGCAGAAACATTTGTATGTGGAAGCAAGAAAGAAATATAGTTCAGGAATAGTGATCTCTTAGTCTCTGTTGGATGCCAGAATGAATCACTCTCTACATAATACTTTCGAATGCGGCTGAGTGTTGCACAGAAACACTTATCTACTGCCTTGACACATGAGTGGAGTACCATCAGTTTCAGACAAGGCGTAGCTTCCATACTCATATCGTCCCCACGAAATGGCAGCGGGAGAATAGTCAATAAACTCGCTGCGTCATAATCACAAGAATATGGTAATAATGTCATTAGCTCTTCTCTCATATAATCTTCTGCACACATTCGCGTTGGTGATTTGCCGTCTTCATTAGGACAGTTCATAAGAGAGTGAGGGATGAGGCATCTCAGAACATTCATGTTGCTACTTTCAGCGGAAAGAGCGCAGCATGTGTAACCGACTGTGTCGCGCATATTGGGGAACGAGTGGGGAAGAAGGAAGTTCACGATATCAACTTCATCACTTTCACAGGCCCAGTGAAGAGGTGTCCATCCAAGCTTGTCACGGGAACTCATTCTAGAGCGGAGTAATATTAACTTTACAACGTCCAGGTGTCCTCCAAAGGCGCACACATGCATCGGCGTTTCTCGATCCACATTGATCACGTCCACTGATGTATAAAAAGGAATgaggaacttcaccacatttgGGTGTCCCTTCCTCGCGCTCAAGTGCAATGCAGTGTTCTCTCTCTCATCTGTAAAGCACACGGATGAAGGGGAGAGATGAATCTTAACAGCTTCCACATTACCTTTCCGTGCTTCTATCACCAACTTTGTATTGCCATCGTCGTCGACCATTTCCGCGTTGACATCGTGAATGTGGGGATCATCGGTGTTATTCATGTGCGACCATCCCCGATATAAGGTAACGATGTCGTCACTTTCTTCGCTCCACTCTACATAATCCTGCTCACTGAGATTTAAATGCGGCAGTAACAGTTTCATGTAATTAATGAAATTCTCTTCTTTTATCTCACGTAGCTTACTCTTGGCAACATCATGTAGGAGTTTACGGCTATAACGATCACCAGCGATGTCATCTAAATGGAGGAAGAGAAGTTTCAGACACGAAATTTCTTCTTGGAAATCCCTGTTCATCCACACATACACAAAGCTTCTGCTGATCCTCTGTGCATGCCTAGGGTCACTGTGTCGCAAATAAGGCCATAGAGTTTGCATCCTTTTCCTTCTACCACGTCCCGCCCAGACGTACAACGGTGATGAGCCGAGCGTTTCAGGTGAGTTCACGAGCGAGTGCGGGATGAGACACCTCACAACGTTGAGATCCGAACTCGACTCATATTTCCAACTTGTCCGAGCAACGTCTAAGCACCTTTCTCCTTTGTTGTTAAGCATGTGCGCGTTTGTGTGAGGTAGAAGAAACGTCACAGCTTTTAGGGAATGAGAGTGAGAAGCCACATGAAGTGTTGTGTTCAGTCTGATGTGATGTATGTCATATGTCCGAGTGCGAAGGAGTAACAACTTCATGGCCTCCAAATCATCTCTCTTTGCACATATATCTATCGGAGTTTCTTCATGATAATCGAGAACATTCACTGAGGAATAAAGAGGAAGAAGTAGCTTCACAATCTCTGCATCTTCACTCAAGTGCAAAGGAGTTTGAAAGTGTCCATTTCTATTGTTAACGGATAAATGTGCGAGGTAAAACTGTGTTGTCTCCAGATTTCCTTCATTCGCACTAATGTGCAACATTGTGTTTCCATCCTTATCAAGAATTCCCGTATCGCAGTAAGGAAGGAGCATTTTACAAACAGTCTCGGACTTTGCGTAAAAAAGGACAGTTCTATTGCTACTGTCTGTAAAACTATCAAGGTTTCCGATTACCGAAGACTCTGCAGAACATCTCAAGCTTCGTTCGTTGCGTGATCCTAATTGGTCCATGATGCCTCTGTCTAGGATTACGGTACTCTCTTTCTGGGACACATAGCTCAGATACACGTCTAAAACGCCTCGTAGGTCATGTCTCACAGCCGTGAATATTGCTCGTTCAAGGAAATGTCTCTTTTGCTCCAACGTTTCAAACCTGCGCAGATTTTCGGTAGAACGTCTCACTGCTTCCTCACTGCATCGAGCGCATAACACGTTAAGTCTGTCTCCCGCAGCCGAAGTCTCAGTCCGCAAGCATTCCATCCATTCTCCAGCGTATTTTGCGTCCCATGGAGACCGCAGCTCTGCGTACCCAAACGGTGACAGTTGAAACAAATCCTTCGTGATTAGCTCATCATCCATCGGAAGCTTCTTCAATGTTGCTTGATCAGAATGCAGGGCTCCTAAGTGCAGTGGCGTCCTTTCGAGCTCATCGACTTTCAACATATCCTCTCTTTGGATATCGAGCTGCTCAAAATATGAAGCGTCATTGTTCATCACAGCAGAGTGAAGGGGAAAGGACTCCGATGCCAGTGCGTCGAACAACATCATTACACCGCTGTATTCTTCTTCACGGTACAGATTGACAATGACATCCCTCAGGTCTAAATTTTCTGTTACTTTCGCTTTTTTCAGTAAGTAATCGGCTGCAAAGAATTCAGCGAATGTCTTATGAACGAACTCTGGAATTCCGTTGTTCAGACCATTCAGAAATCCTTCTTTGAGACAATTATTAGCTGCGTCCTTCATTAAACGTCCTTCGGGCTCTAAATTCTCTAATTCGTCTTTGTTCAATAAGTATTTCAAGGTTTCCTGAGGGAATATACACTTCATAGCGAGGAGTTTATGGTTTTCGTAAAACTGAAGCGCTGCGGAGTCATTCTCCTCTTGTACGGCGTGTAGGCggagattttcttttcttttttcaattctgAATACAAGGTGCTTGTACCACACAAACAACTTGTACACGTGTACAATATATAAGTTCTTATTCTTATCGGCTGATATGTTTGCACGTTTAAGTAACGAAGAGTAATCATCAGACTCTGCAATTTCCCCATTCTTCATTTCAAGGATCATACGAAGCAGGAGAGGGGTTTCTAGGACTGTCTTGTTTGTCTCCTTCAAGTTCGTGTGCAGTCGCTGGAACAGCTTGGAGGCTCCAGTATTTTCATTGGTTGAATGAGCTGTTCCCTCATATTTTCTAATGAACT
This genomic interval carries:
- the LOC135374622 gene encoding uncharacterized protein LOC135374622 codes for the protein MASPSVVDLKMETSEDWKEVRKEMHRAIVDRDETRVLKCLDAVPALKMWLDADENVSARYKAVEEKAFRIHALLVSRDCRVKNDVELSCYERLTPLDRAEIQREWHYTTERVDSYIDYLKSKSRSVTRCDDFNERLEKMFEHLSSDELNRNILKVAATAPHLQVLFDFNSESVQRTTGRSNKGEVGLTFCNKQRVFIGASTTEAETCGTVIHELCHMALRLVYNNDCLPYFRGDTEREQQYRAILNDIKGRKHGLDDLIQLALSDDEEEELIVRIPHILAQYGCDDRNRVLEREVPKLRKFFEEHVIPDMREYIQNGIPSVEAEQIKRENEKLNKACDIGKLNVQFEKPISRSLWEKGSLHIVTGPELRLLEIMVHNAVESTGRPYLFFEAHESCPTLDCDVLVKNKCAFVLVTVRNVTHFIETLRFLSDVSRVAGTKVILLVEDSEKKNLIKKVQEGALFSGVHEDHRIDEARFKHVTNSCKKEVFKNSVVKLQGQYVSRLPEVINMDTFSHCVDTAVFLKLCESESIDLGPPLHGLEERVQNYYVKRECRRALEINLKECNLNDHSEAFALLGCPHNQVATLLPPGCEAKAKKDLKNFEKFVLVHEPCDYEALLEDGHFRNKVVHLLKFDEPHKRLLWTKSNGRLSHLPMTGSESYTEDALLKLNEKVVLSNVEEKVVIVSGAPGMGKSTLAKRLCTEVKNRDTKRWVMYVDLPQRMASVKTASPSQADICRYLADLCQVQKDGLEFALFKKSLNDGSPFEIVVILDAFDEVNEECRKCVSELTSFLSEKKACKIYMFTRTVFKCHAQDAFHTVSYELLPFSDENQVEFIRKYEGTAHSTNENTGASKLFQRLHTNLKETNKTVLETPLLLRMILEMKNGEIAESDDYSSLLKRANISADKNKNLYIVHVYKLFVWYKHLVFRIEKRKENLRLHAVQEENDSAALQFYENHKLLAMKCIFPQETLKYLLNKDELENLEPEGRLMKDAANNCLKEGFLNGLNNGIPEFVHKTFAEFFAADYLLKKAKVTENLDLRDVIVNLYREEEYSGVMMLFDALASESFPLHSAVMNNDASYFEQLDIQREDMLKVDELERTPLHLGALHSDQATLKKLPMDDELITKDLFQLSPFGYAELRSPWDAKYAGEWMECLRTETSAAGDRLNVLCARCSEEAVRRSTENLRRFETLEQKRHFLERAIFTAVRHDLRGVLDVYLSYVSQKESTVILDRGIMDQLGSRNERSLRCSAESSVIGNLDSFTDSSNRTVLFYAKSETVCKMLLPYCDTGILDKDGNTMLHISANEGNLETTQFYLAHLSVNNRNGHFQTPLHLSEDAEIVKLLLPLYSSVNVLDYHEETPIDICAKRDDLEAMKLLLLRTRTYDIHHIRLNTTLHVASHSHSLKAVTFLLPHTNAHMLNNKGERCLDVARTSWKYESSSDLNVVRCLIPHSLVNSPETLGSSPLYVWAGRGRRKRMQTLWPYLRHSDPRHAQRISRSFVYVWMNRDFQEEISCLKLLFLHLDDIAGDRYSRKLLHDVAKSKLREIKEENFINYMKLLLPHLNLSEQDYVEWSEESDDIVTLYRGWSHMNNTDDPHIHDVNAEMVDDDGNTKLVIEARKGNVEAVKIHLSPSSVCFTDERENTALHLSARKGHPNVVKFLIPFYTSVDVINVDRETPMHVCAFGGHLDVVKLILLRSRMSSRDKLGWTPLHWACESDEVDIVNFLLPHSFPNMRDTVGYTCCALSAESSNMNVLRCLIPHSLMNCPNEDGKSPTRMCAEDYMREELMTLLPYSCDYDAASLLTILPLPFRGDDMSMEATPCLKLMVLHSCVKAVDKCFCATLSRIRKYYVESDSFWHPTETKRSLFLNYISFLLPHTNVSAKDDEGKKLLQGALQCSDDPELVSFHQKWTSLSDFHS